The genomic segment CAACAGTCTCAAGGGAGTATTTACTAATATTAATACCGATCGCCTGACTGAAATCGTCGTCGCGGTTGTGCTGTGTTTTATTGGTTTCCTGATCGCACGTTTTTTTTCGAATGCTTTTATCCGTACTATTGGTATACGCTTTAATGCGCATCAGCAAATGGTCTGGCGTCGTGGGATTTTCTACTTTATTTTCCTGCTGTTTGTAATGGCAAGTTTAAAGGAGGCTGGCTTTAAGCTGAGTGTTTTCCTTGGTGCAGCAGGTATTTTAACTGTGGCCTTGGGTTTCGCATCCCAAACCTCTGCATCCAACCTGATCAGCGGTATCTTCCTGATTGGTGAAGGATCTTTTGAGGTCGGTGATACCATTCAGATTACACTGATTCGTGGACATACCGTTGAAGGTGAAGTGATTTCGATTGATCTGCTCTCGGTCAAACTGCTTACCCAAGATAATATCTATGTACGTTTACCGAATGAACAGCTGATTCGGGCTCCGGTACATAACCTGTCCAAGTTTCCAATCCGGCGTATTCCGATTACCTTGGCTATTAATTTCCATGAAGACATCATCAAGGTGCGTGAAGTACTGCTTGATGTTGCCAATAAATATCCGCTGGTTCTGGCCGATCCAAAGCCTGCAGTCACAGTCACCGCCTTCCGTGAATCTTCGATTGAACTTTTGTTTGCGATTTGGTGTCAGCAGGAAAATTATCTGAAAGTCCGTGATGAAATGCAGGAACGGATTCGAAATGGCTTTCTCGATAACCAGATTGAAATTCCGGTACCGAAAATGGGCTTTGTTGATCATCCACTGGCTCGCCCACTGGAAAATGAAGACGTTGATCAATATGCCAATGAGAAGGAGCTGAAGAGAGAGCCGGATTTAAAATAACTTTTTCTAAATCACTCCTCACCTCCCTTTACTAAGGGAGGAACTGTCATAAAAAGCCTGTCTTTCTTTTACATATCGCTTAAAGCAGTGCTTTAAGCTCGTTCAGGGTTTGGGGAGATTAAATTAACGCTCAAATCGAGTAATTTAGATTCAAACCCTTTTCTCCCCATCCGGCATTGGTGCTATATACGCAATCAGTAGCATGACCCCACCGGCCAGCAAGAATGAAATCACACGTGTCAGTGTACCGGTATGAGATAAGTCGAATAACACCAGCTTCAAGCTGACGATTACCAGAATACTGCCTCCTAAAATCCACATCGGTTTAAGCCTTTTTAGCGTAGCCGTCCACATAGTCGCCCAGGCCAGCAATACCCAAAGAATCGTCAGGCTTAACTGTACTGTGGCATTACTCCACAATTCCAGACTATTGAATGGTGTTTGCAGATAGATATGTAAGGCCCGTAATACAATATAGCTCGACAGCCATAACAGGCTCAGCACCATCAGTACCGACATCATCCCACGATCGTGTCCTGCCCGAATCTGCTGCAACAGCATCCACAGGAAACTGGCAAGCATGGCCAGACTAATCAGGTCAAATGGATTGAATAGAGGTAACCAGTAATATTGGAAAGCTTGCTGGTTAAACAGTTGTGAGCATATTAACCAAGCTCCCATTAACACCAAGCAGTTTTTACTTTGCCAGAGTAAGCGCCACTCTGAATTTTCTTTTTGTCGGTAACACCAGAACCAGAACACCAGAGGAAGAATTACCATACTCAGATAAGGCATACCTGGAAGCAGGCATACACTGGTCAAAGCCAAACTGGCAAATACCCCAAAGCTCATCCACTCTTTGGATAAATCAATTCCTTTCACCGGTCTTAACCATAAAGCAGCCAGCAATAATGATGAAAGTGCAAAGATTCCACGCTCCAAAGCACTTGGCCAGACCAGAATCCCATTTTCGCTATAATCAACAGCCAGCAAAATCGCAATGATCACCAATGGCGTAAGACCGCTCCATTTTGGCAATAACCAGCACCATTCCTGATGCTTGCGCTGTATGATTTCACTTAGAACCGTATAACCCAGTCCAAGACTGAATAAACTATAAATATAAGCCTGTTCATGAGCAAACTCATCTTCAAGCAAGGCAAACAACATCAGGGTCGAAGCAAAACTGAGAATGCTCAGAAAACTGATACTTAAACTATTGAGCTGCTGGCGGTATTTGGCTTTAAGCTGACTCAGGAAGACGACGGCGACATAACAAAAGCTGAGAATCCAGAAAATTTTCCGCGGTGTGGGATTAAGCTCGATCAGATAGTAAACACTACTGAAGCCTGCCATGATCAGCAGTCCCATACTCAGATAATGCGCAACCCGAATATTCTTTTCCAATGCCCAGAGATAAATTAGTACGCCTTCAACTGCCCAACCGACTACGCTCCACTGCTCTGTCAATAAAATGGGTGGAACCAAAGCCAGAAAGATCAGCATCAAGCTGAGATAACTTTGGGAAATGACCTGAATACTTTCTCTACGACGCACTAAAGTCCAACAGA from the Acinetobacter sp. YWS30-1 genome contains:
- a CDS encoding mechanosensitive ion channel family protein produces the protein MPNSNIPTEVTNSLKGVFTNINTDRLTEIVVAVVLCFIGFLIARFFSNAFIRTIGIRFNAHQQMVWRRGIFYFIFLLFVMASLKEAGFKLSVFLGAAGILTVALGFASQTSASNLISGIFLIGEGSFEVGDTIQITLIRGHTVEGEVISIDLLSVKLLTQDNIYVRLPNEQLIRAPVHNLSKFPIRRIPITLAINFHEDIIKVREVLLDVANKYPLVLADPKPAVTVTAFRESSIELLFAIWCQQENYLKVRDEMQERIRNGFLDNQIEIPVPKMGFVDHPLARPLENEDVDQYANEKELKREPDLK
- a CDS encoding DUF2339 domain-containing protein, whose product is MTAGQNELRMIWLISLVIVGISAWYLELQIVTYLTGLGFLISVMQYISAIEAPMRDLAAPTQVIVPANSKIPLYISSIIAIVGGVTELNWLMGIGITAWIFFLLRWLQRLERKIVQLQSRYRSADQTHPEIIQPDIPLPIAAQASPEQPQLLDQIQQWIFRGNPVLKAAIAILVIGIILLLRFATEHWQLSLAVKLGLVALSAVVVTGLGYTLIAKNRSFGLALEGLGLGALFLTLFFAYYNLVIATLPLAALVFLVILAITLYLSLKQESIELAVMALFIAYLAPFTLPTRDASAVEFISYYLLINIGVLLLSSLRPWKILNQIAFLVTVIVGGMYSLIHGHTYERYTMTALILAHSAVFIWLGFRFSQLLAKQDLSRFRLKPVLDLALIFAAPITAYIFLYLIHFNQPDQKLWQAGLSLLFAGIFAICWTLVRRRESIQVISQSYLSLMLIFLALVPPILLTEQWSVVGWAVEGVLIYLWALEKNIRVAHYLSMGLLIMAGFSSVYYLIELNPTPRKIFWILSFCYVAVVFLSQLKAKYRQQLNSLSISFLSILSFASTLMLFALLEDEFAHEQAYIYSLFSLGLGYTVLSEIIQRKHQEWCWLLPKWSGLTPLVIIAILLAVDYSENGILVWPSALERGIFALSSLLLAALWLRPVKGIDLSKEWMSFGVFASLALTSVCLLPGMPYLSMVILPLVFWFWCYRQKENSEWRLLWQSKNCLVLMGAWLICSQLFNQQAFQYYWLPLFNPFDLISLAMLASFLWMLLQQIRAGHDRGMMSVLMVLSLLWLSSYIVLRALHIYLQTPFNSLELWSNATVQLSLTILWVLLAWATMWTATLKRLKPMWILGGSILVIVSLKLVLFDLSHTGTLTRVISFLLAGGVMLLIAYIAPMPDGEKRV